ACCGACGTGCCGAGCTGGTCCGTGAGCTGGGTCAGGCGGTCGAGGATCGTGCGCTGCACCGTGACGTCGAGGGCCGACGTCGGCTCGTCGGCGATGAGCAGGCGCGGACGGCACGCGAGGCCCATCGCGATGAGCGCGCGCTGGCGCATGCCGCCCGAGAACTCGTGCGGGTACTGCTCGGCGCGGCGTGCGGCGTCGGGCAGCCCGGCCTCCTCGAGCAGCTCGACGGTGCGCGCCCGGGCCGCGCGGCCCTTCGCGACCCCGTTGTCCTCGAGCGCCTCCGCGATCTGCGACCCGACGCGGCGCACCGGGTTCAGGTTCGACATCGGGTCCTGCGGCACCATGCCGATCTCGCTGCCGCGCAGCCGGGCGATCTCGCCGGGTCCCATGGCTGCGACGTCGCGCCCGTCGAACAGGATGCGGCCGCCGGTCACGGCGCCGTTCTGCGCGAGCAGCCCGATCACCGCCGCGGCGGTGGTCGACTTGCCCGAGCCGGACTCGCCGACGATCGCGACGGTCTCGCCCGCGCGCACGTCGAAGTTCACGCCCGAGACGGCGACCGAGCGACCCGAGTCGGTCGTGAAGGTGACCTCGAGGTCCTGGATGCTGAGCAGCGGCGCGGCCGCGGCCGCACCTGCGGGGGTGGGAACGGTCATGGTCGTCACCTCTTCCTCGAGCGGGGGTCGAGCGCCTCGCGCAGCGCCTCGCCGAACAGCGTGAAGCCGAGCGCGGTCACCGCGATGCAGGCGCCGGGCCACAGGGCCAGCCGTGGGGCGACCTCGAGCTCGTTCTGCGCGGCGGTGAGCATGCGGCCCCACTCGGCGGTCGTCGGCGCGCCGCCGCCGAGGCCGAGGAACGACAGCGCCGCCGCCTCGATGACCGCGGTCGCGAGCATGAGCGTCGCCTGCACGATCACGGGCGAGACGCTGTTGGGCAGCACGTGGTTCATGGTCACGGTGCGCCGGCTCAGCCCGAGCGAGCTCGCGGCGAGCACGTAGTCCTGCCCGCGCTGCGCGAGCATCGACCCGCGCAGGAGCCGGGCGAAGATCGGCACCTGCACGACGCCGATCGCGATGATGACGCTCGTCGACGTCTGCCCGATCACCGCGGCGATCGACACCGCGAGCAGCAGGCTCGGCACCGAGAGCATGAGGTCGACCGCGCGCATCGTGAACGCGTCGACC
The Cellulomonas sp. NS3 DNA segment above includes these coding regions:
- a CDS encoding ABC transporter permease — protein: MTEADLTTAPSAGDPRAGADADDVGASLWRVAFRRLRRNPGAIAGAAIVLAFVLVAAFAPLIANYGAGELPGRAEVRPTFIPGPSDEFPLGLDRYGADLFSQLVWGARASLLVGVLSTLVGLLGGMLLGLVAGAFGGWVDAFTMRAVDLMLSVPSLLLAVSIAAVIGQTSTSVIIAIGVVQVPIFARLLRGSMLAQRGQDYVLAASSLGLSRRTVTMNHVLPNSVSPVIVQATLMLATAVIEAAALSFLGLGGGAPTTAEWGRMLTAAQNELEVAPRLALWPGACIAVTALGFTLFGEALREALDPRSRKR